A segment of the Armatimonadota bacterium genome:
CTCGGGCAGTCGGAAGAGTTCCCTGCCGTCCGGCGCGAGGATACACCCGCTTATGATTTCATCCCTGCCATCGCTGTTGATGTCCGCAACACGCAAGCCGTTATGCGCGCAGGCGAGGAAATTATCTACCTGCCAGAGTGGTCTGGTATTGCCTTTGCGCAGTTCCTCCAGCGCGAAGGCGGCGACGTACCTGCCCATTCGGTAGCCCCTGGCGTTAGTAGCTTGCAGTACCACATCGCGGTCGCCTTTGCCTCGCAGGTTGACTATCGCCAGATGCTCCCATCGCTCTGCGCCCTCGGGTGCAGGGATCTTCGCTTCCCAACGAGCCCTGCCGGTTGTGCCATCCACCACATGCAGGGTGTTGTTGTTGTCCAAGAAGAGCACTTCGGTGCGCTTATCGCCGTCGATATCACCTGCCTGTACGCCCGCACCGTGATGGCCGGGTAATCCTTCCGACTCGGCAGCACCGCCCACGCGCACATCCACTTTCTCCACCCACAGCTTGCGCCCATCCCAGGCGTACGCTGCCACATGCCCGGGCACAGTTACCAGATAGTCCATTCGCCCATCACTATTCAGGTCTGCTACGATGAGGCTGCCTGCGCTATCCCGCGGGGCAGGAATCTCCATTTTGATGACGAAAGGATTGTTCGGATACTCAGGGACATTGCGAGATTGCACTATCATCACCCCTGAAGCAAGATTCGCAAGAGGAAGCACTTCATCCTTTGGAAAAGAGGTTGGGCATAGATGCAAACAGTTACCTACACTCGAATCCCCGGTTTGCCAGAGCCGAAGCGGGGGAAAGTACGCGACATCTACGATCTGGGCGATAAGCTGCTTATCGTGGCTACCGACCGCATCTCCGCCTTTGACGTGGTGTTGCCCAACGGCATCCCCGACAAAGGGCGCGTGCTGACGCAGCTCTCACTATACTGGTTTGAGCGCACACAGCATATCGTGCCCAATCACCTGGTTAGCGCGGATATCGACGCGATCGCGGAAGCGGTCGCTTCTGCAGGAGCTCAGGTAGACGCCGACGTGCGTGAAATGCTGGACGGACGCTCGATGCTGGTAGTGAAGGCTAAGCCGTATCCCATCGAGTGCGTGGTGCGTGGGTATCTGGCGGGTTCGCTATGGAAAGAATATGTGCAGGCGGGCGGCAGGGAGAAACCCGTCACACTACACGGCATCCCCTTGCCCGCCGGGCTGCGTGAGAGCGACCGTCTGGAGGAGCCTATTTTTACGCCTGCCACCAAAGCGGAAGTGGGGCACGACGAGAACATTAGTCTGGAGCAGGCGGTGCAAATCGCTGGAGAGGTCGTGCGGGAGCTCGCTCGCCTAAGCGTGGAGATATATCGTTTCGCTCGGGAAGACGCTGTGCAGAAGGGCATCATCATCGCCGATACCAAGTTCGAGTTCGGCGAGAAAGAGGGGCGCATCCTGCTCATTGACGAGGTGCTCACCCCGGACTCTTCGCGTTTTTGGGCAGTGGATGATTACGTGCCGGGACGCTCGCAACCAAGCTTTGATAAGCAGTACGTGCGTGACTGGCTTGAAAGCACTGGATGGGATAAAACCCCTCCTGCCCCCACCTTGCCAGACGAGGTGGTAGCGAAAACATCCGAGAAATACCGCGAGGCGTACCGGCGCATTACGGGAAAGACACTGTGACGATATGACATCTGCTGATATCGTCGTCGTGCTGAACCCAAAGGCAGGGCGTTACCGTGCCATCCGCCACAAAGGCACGTTGCAAAACCTCCTGCAGCAGATGGGCAAACACACCGGGTTGACCTGGCGCATCGTGCAGACCACCGGTCCGGGTCAGGCTACCGAACTGGCAAGGCAGGCGGCAGAGGAGGGCGCGTCCGTTGTGGTAGCTGCTGGCGGCGACGGCACTTGTGGCGAGGTTGCCAACGGCATTGTGGGCACACCTGCACGGCTGGGGGTTTTGCCACTGGGCACAGGCAACGATTTTGCACGTTGCGCGGGTATCGGCGAGAACCTGCAGATAGCGGTAGAAACGCTTTTCACCGGCAAGCCGAGGCGTATCGACCTTGGCGAGGTGGCAGGAAGATATTTCATCAATATCGCCGGTTGC
Coding sequences within it:
- the purC gene encoding phosphoribosylaminoimidazole-succinocarboxamide synthase, which produces MQTVTYTRIPGLPEPKRGKVRDIYDLGDKLLIVATDRISAFDVVLPNGIPDKGRVLTQLSLYWFERTQHIVPNHLVSADIDAIAEAVASAGAQVDADVREMLDGRSMLVVKAKPYPIECVVRGYLAGSLWKEYVQAGGREKPVTLHGIPLPAGLRESDRLEEPIFTPATKAEVGHDENISLEQAVQIAGEVVRELARLSVEIYRFAREDAVQKGIIIADTKFEFGEKEGRILLIDEVLTPDSSRFWAVDDYVPGRSQPSFDKQYVRDWLESTGWDKTPPAPTLPDEVVAKTSEKYREAYRRITGKTL